A window of the Coprobacter fastidiosus genome harbors these coding sequences:
- a CDS encoding ABC transporter permease, translating into MKIKYLIEKEFKQMIRDSFMPKLILIFPCMMMILMPWAADLEIKNINLGIVDNDHSDYSRRLIHKINASEYFHLKEISPTYNEAMQSIEKGSIDIILEIPPFFEKDLIKEKNTNVLISANTVNGTKGGLGSSYMMEIINSFAGEIQQEWLNSSNANNLSATVNISVQNRFNPHLNYKFFMVPALMVMLLTMLCGFLPALNIVSEKEIGTIEQINVTPVSKFTFILAKLIPYWIIGFIVLNICFLLAKVLYGISPVGSLFTLYFFSLIFIVLISGFGLIISNYSSTMQQAMFVMFFFIIILILLSGLFTPVASMPKWAQTIVIFNPLKYFIQVMRAVYLRGSGITELIPQLTALLSFAVTLNIWAVLSYRKNS; encoded by the coding sequence ATGAAAATAAAATACCTCATAGAAAAAGAGTTCAAACAGATGATCAGGGACTCATTCATGCCGAAATTAATATTGATCTTTCCGTGCATGATGATGATATTGATGCCTTGGGCGGCAGACCTTGAAATAAAAAATATCAATCTGGGGATAGTGGATAATGACCATTCGGATTATTCCCGAAGGCTCATACACAAGATAAATGCATCCGAATATTTCCATTTAAAAGAAATATCTCCGACATATAACGAAGCCATGCAGTCGATAGAAAAAGGTTCTATCGACATTATTCTCGAAATACCGCCTTTTTTTGAAAAGGACCTTATCAAAGAAAAAAATACGAATGTGCTGATCTCCGCTAACACCGTAAATGGGACAAAAGGGGGATTAGGGAGTTCTTATATGATGGAAATAATAAACAGTTTTGCCGGAGAAATACAACAAGAGTGGCTAAATTCAAGTAATGCGAATAATCTATCGGCAACCGTAAATATTTCGGTGCAGAACCGTTTCAACCCACACTTAAATTACAAATTCTTTATGGTTCCGGCACTCATGGTAATGTTGCTGACTATGCTTTGCGGATTTCTTCCGGCACTAAATATAGTAAGTGAAAAAGAAATAGGAACTATCGAGCAAATCAATGTAACTCCGGTAAGCAAGTTTACATTTATTCTTGCCAAATTGATACCTTATTGGATTATCGGGTTCATAGTACTGAATATATGCTTCCTATTAGCCAAAGTATTATATGGAATCTCGCCTGTCGGGAGTCTGTTCACATTATACTTTTTTTCACTGATTTTCATTGTTTTAATCTCCGGATTTGGCTTAATTATCTCAAACTACTCAAGCACTATGCAACAAGCGATGTTCGTCATGTTCTTCTTTATAATTATTCTGATTCTGTTAAGCGGACTATTCACACCGGTTGCAAGCATGCCCAAATGGGCACAAACAATAGTCATATTCAATCCCTTAAAATACTTTATTCAAGTAATGAGAGCTGTTTATCTGCGCGGAAGCGGAATAACTGAATTAATACCACAACTGACAGCATTATTAAGTTTTGCCGTGACACTTAATATATGGGCGGTTCTAAGCTATCGGAAAAACTCATAA
- a CDS encoding ABC transporter permease codes for MKQFIAFVHKEFYHIFRDIRTMMILLGMPIIEIIIFGFALSTDIKDIRVSILNPNEDIVSRKIIERIDASEYFIVDRYLHTSNEIEKEFKEGKADMVIVFSEQFSSKLLHTGEAGIQIIADATDPNTAKTFTQYAASIIAASQQELTLGNNIPMHITSSIKLLYNPQMKSAYNFVPGVMGLILMLICAMMTSISIVREKEMGTMEVLLVSPMRPIFIILAKAVPYFVLSCVNLFTILILSVYVLHVPIAGSLFWLIIVSLLFIFVSLSLGLLISTLTKTQVAAMLASGMILMMPTMLLSGMIFPIESMPPILQWISHIIPAKWYIMTVKKLMIEGVNVSLAWQEISILMFMSIILITISLKKFKNRLE; via the coding sequence ATGAAACAATTTATAGCTTTTGTACACAAAGAATTTTATCATATTTTCCGGGATATCCGGACAATGATGATTCTTCTCGGAATGCCGATTATAGAGATTATAATTTTCGGTTTTGCACTCAGTACCGATATAAAGGACATACGGGTCAGCATACTAAATCCAAATGAAGATATCGTCAGCAGAAAAATAATAGAGCGAATAGACGCCAGCGAATATTTTATCGTAGACCGCTATCTGCATACCAGTAACGAAATAGAAAAAGAGTTTAAAGAGGGCAAAGCAGACATGGTAATCGTATTCAGCGAACAGTTTAGCAGCAAATTATTGCACACCGGAGAAGCCGGCATACAAATTATTGCCGACGCAACCGATCCCAATACGGCAAAAACATTCACTCAATACGCTGCAAGTATCATTGCTGCCAGCCAGCAAGAACTGACTCTCGGCAACAATATCCCCATGCATATCACCTCAAGCATAAAATTATTATATAATCCTCAAATGAAGAGTGCATATAATTTTGTACCGGGTGTTATGGGGCTCATTCTGATGTTGATATGCGCAATGATGACATCTATATCGATTGTCCGGGAAAAAGAAATGGGGACAATGGAGGTATTGTTGGTTTCTCCGATGAGACCTATCTTTATCATTTTGGCAAAAGCAGTTCCTTATTTCGTTCTTTCCTGTGTAAACTTGTTTACCATACTTATTTTATCAGTTTACGTTTTGCATGTTCCTATTGCCGGCAGCTTATTCTGGCTGATTATCGTATCTCTCCTTTTCATTTTCGTATCATTATCTCTCGGATTGTTGATCTCGACTTTGACAAAAACACAGGTAGCGGCTATGCTGGCTTCGGGAATGATATTAATGATGCCTACCATGTTGCTTTCCGGAATGATATTCCCGATAGAAAGTATGCCTCCCATACTACAATGGATATCGCACATCATTCCGGCAAAATGGTATATAATGACCGTAAAAAAACTGATGATCGAAGGGGTAAATGTCTCTCTTGCATGGCAAGAAATATCAATTCTCATGTTTATGTCCATAATATTAATTACTATAAGTCTAAAGAAATTTAAAAACAGACTCGAATAA
- a CDS encoding ABC transporter ATP-binding protein, protein MTDYQKQSPMQAIEVNNIKKSYENKYALGQPDSKEGISFSVSQGELFGIIGPDGAGKTSLFRILTTLILPDSGTASVDGLDIIKDYKEIRNRVGYMPGKFSLYPDLSVEENLKFFASVFQTTIQENYYLIKDIYQQIEPFKDRKAGALSGGMKQKLALSCALIHKPSVLFLDEPTTGVDPVSRKEFWEMLKRLKNQGITILVSTPYMDEARLCDRIALIKEGKFIGIDTPENITAGFNKTLWSVQSNKMFKLLTDLRSHPFIDSCFAFGETHHITLKNNDLTINNLCRWLQQKGHEEIIIQEIKASIEDCYMQLAQNG, encoded by the coding sequence ATGACTGACTACCAAAAACAAAGTCCTATGCAAGCTATCGAAGTAAATAATATCAAAAAATCTTACGAAAACAAATATGCTCTCGGACAGCCGGACTCTAAAGAAGGCATTTCATTTTCGGTATCTCAAGGTGAACTGTTCGGGATCATAGGTCCGGACGGTGCGGGGAAAACGAGTTTGTTCAGAATATTGACAACTCTTATCCTGCCTGACAGCGGAACAGCCTCCGTCGATGGACTGGATATAATAAAAGATTATAAAGAGATCCGTAATCGTGTCGGATATATGCCCGGTAAATTTTCTCTATATCCCGACTTATCGGTAGAAGAAAACCTGAAATTTTTCGCATCTGTCTTTCAAACTACCATTCAAGAGAATTATTATTTAATAAAAGATATTTACCAACAGATAGAGCCGTTTAAAGACAGAAAAGCCGGAGCTTTATCCGGAGGGATGAAACAGAAACTGGCTTTAAGTTGCGCTCTCATTCACAAGCCTTCGGTTCTGTTTTTAGACGAACCGACTACCGGTGTAGATCCGGTTTCCCGCAAAGAATTCTGGGAAATGCTGAAACGATTAAAAAATCAGGGTATTACAATACTCGTATCTACACCTTACATGGATGAGGCCCGTTTATGCGACAGGATTGCCCTAATCAAAGAAGGCAAATTCATAGGAATAGATACACCCGAAAACATTACTGCCGGCTTCAATAAAACCTTATGGTCGGTACAAAGTAACAAAATGTTCAAATTACTGACAGATTTACGGTCTCATCCTTTTATCGACAGTTGTTTTGCATTTGGTGAAACACACCACATCACTTTAAAAAACAATGATTTAACGATAAATAATTTATGCAGATGGTTACAACAAAAAGGCCACGAGGAAATTATAATTCAAGAAATTAAGGCCTCTATAGAAGATTGTTACATGCAGCTTGCTCAAAACGGATAA
- a CDS encoding HlyD family secretion protein — protein sequence MKKIYQYGILSGFLALCACGNNSDNMDASGTFEATEVIVSAEANGKIEQLDIEEGSIVTTRQKLGYIDTVQLYLQKEQLLKNIRSVESNRPDINKQIAATRQQIATAQIEQRRIINLLKSNAANEKQLDDINGQIAVLEKQLKAQESTLQNNSNSITEQSSALEIQVAQIQDQLKKCSISSPINGTILTKYAEAGELANTGKPLFKVADIENMYLRAYITSVQLSQVKVGQKVTVISDYGDGKRKEYPGIVTWISSQSEFTPKTILTKDERANLVYAVKIAIKNDGYVKIGMYGEVKFTSNND from the coding sequence ATGAAAAAGATATATCAATACGGAATATTATCAGGCTTTCTCGCTCTATGTGCCTGTGGAAATAATAGTGACAACATGGATGCTTCAGGAACTTTTGAAGCTACCGAAGTAATCGTTTCTGCCGAAGCTAACGGTAAGATAGAACAACTCGATATCGAAGAAGGGTCTATCGTAACTACCCGACAAAAATTAGGCTATATCGATACGGTACAATTATATTTGCAAAAAGAGCAACTATTAAAGAATATCCGTTCTGTAGAAAGTAACCGCCCGGATATAAACAAACAAATTGCGGCTACAAGACAGCAAATTGCGACGGCCCAAATCGAACAAAGGAGAATTATCAACCTGCTTAAATCGAATGCTGCCAATGAAAAACAATTAGATGACATCAATGGGCAGATCGCTGTTCTGGAAAAACAACTGAAAGCTCAGGAATCTACATTACAAAACAATAGCAACAGCATTACAGAGCAAAGTTCGGCTCTTGAAATTCAAGTCGCACAAATACAAGACCAACTAAAAAAATGTTCTATCAGCAGTCCTATCAACGGAACTATACTCACCAAATATGCCGAAGCCGGAGAATTGGCAAATACAGGAAAACCTCTTTTCAAAGTTGCCGACATCGAAAATATGTATCTCAGAGCATATATTACTTCTGTTCAACTGTCCCAAGTCAAAGTAGGGCAAAAAGTAACGGTAATATCGGATTACGGTGATGGGAAACGGAAAGAATATCCCGGTATCGTCACATGGATCTCTTCTCAATCGGAATTTACTCCCAAAACAATATTGACTAAAGACGAACGGGCAAACCTCGTTTATGCAGTAAAAATAGCAATAAAAAACGATGGTTATGTAAAAATAGGAATGTACGGAGAGGTAAAATTCACCTCGAATAATGACTGA
- a CDS encoding TolC family protein, giving the protein MKRFFILGVFFSCLPVFSGYGQLSLESCQKKAIENYPQIKQYGLIEQMREYNLSNANKGYLPQLSFSAQATYQSDVTEIPIQLPNLNIKELNKDQYKIAVELNQVIWDGGAIRSQKNNLQASSDVENKKLDVEMYELNDRVNQLYFGILLIDEQLKQNILLQQELERNYRQIESYMINGIANQSDLDAVKVEQINARQRNTELQTGQDAYLRMLGAMIGENISDSKTLEKPTATLLSSNEIKRPELQLFKAQHTLLESQKKILSASNMPKLGLFIQGAYGNPGLDMLKNEFTPYYIAGVRLSWNFGTLYTKKNEKKIIDTNIRNNQIGQETFLFNTRLQMLQENSEIKKIKELMKEDDQIISLRDNIKKAAEIKVKNGTLSVTELLREINAADQARQSKYLHEIQYLMAIYNLKNTTNN; this is encoded by the coding sequence ATGAAACGTTTTTTTATTTTAGGTGTTTTCTTTTCCTGCTTACCGGTTTTTTCCGGTTACGGACAACTATCTTTAGAAAGTTGTCAAAAAAAGGCGATAGAAAATTATCCGCAAATCAAACAATACGGATTGATAGAGCAAATGCGGGAATACAATCTATCCAATGCAAACAAAGGTTACCTGCCTCAACTCTCTTTCTCAGCTCAAGCCACCTATCAATCGGATGTCACGGAGATTCCTATTCAATTGCCGAATCTTAATATCAAGGAATTGAATAAAGACCAATATAAAATTGCCGTTGAATTAAATCAAGTCATTTGGGACGGAGGTGCTATCCGCTCTCAAAAAAACAACCTTCAAGCCTCGTCCGATGTCGAGAATAAAAAATTAGACGTAGAAATGTACGAGTTAAACGACAGAGTCAACCAACTCTATTTCGGCATTCTTCTTATCGATGAACAGTTGAAACAAAACATACTGTTACAGCAAGAGCTGGAAAGAAACTACAGACAGATAGAGTCGTACATGATAAATGGTATTGCTAATCAAAGCGACTTGGATGCCGTGAAAGTAGAGCAGATCAACGCCAGACAACGCAATACGGAATTACAAACCGGACAAGATGCTTACCTCCGGATGCTCGGTGCAATGATCGGGGAAAATATTTCGGACAGCAAAACACTGGAAAAACCGACTGCGACATTGCTTTCCAGTAATGAAATAAAGCGCCCCGAACTACAACTTTTCAAGGCTCAACACACTTTGTTAGAATCCCAGAAAAAAATTCTATCAGCCTCGAATATGCCTAAATTAGGTTTATTTATACAAGGTGCATACGGAAATCCCGGCTTAGACATGCTAAAAAATGAGTTTACACCTTACTACATAGCAGGGGTACGGTTATCTTGGAACTTCGGGACTCTTTATACTAAAAAAAATGAGAAAAAAATCATCGATACGAATATCCGGAATAATCAAATCGGACAAGAAACATTCTTATTCAACACTCGCCTGCAAATGCTTCAGGAAAACAGCGAAATAAAAAAAATCAAAGAACTTATGAAAGAAGATGATCAAATCATCTCATTACGTGACAACATAAAAAAGGCGGCTGAAATAAAAGTGAAAAACGGGACACTATCGGTAACCGAACTTTTACGGGAAATCAATGCGGCAGATCAAGCCAGACAATCTAAATATTTACATGAAATACAATATTTAATGGCTATATATAATTTGAAAAATACAACAAACAATTAA
- a CDS encoding TetR/AcrR family transcriptional regulator: MANTETNHDMEQSILKVAEQLFLDKGFNRTSTTEIARVVGCNQTLIHYYFRTKENLFNRIFEKKLEQIIPQLFELSQQKVSFLERIRQVIEIHFSILQQNPKLPRMILNELGTDPKRTEWLRSLLLEKAKPYYMQFEEERKQAIQNGEIRPIEPITLLLDILSMNAFIFLVYPSFCNITGIELGDFEKVAETRKKEVITLITNGLRP, from the coding sequence ATGGCAAATACCGAAACTAATCACGACATGGAGCAATCAATATTAAAGGTTGCCGAACAGCTTTTTTTAGACAAAGGTTTTAACCGTACTTCAACAACTGAAATCGCACGAGTTGTAGGATGTAACCAAACACTGATACACTATTATTTCCGTACGAAAGAAAACTTGTTCAACCGCATTTTTGAGAAAAAATTAGAACAAATAATCCCTCAACTTTTCGAATTAAGTCAACAAAAAGTTTCTTTTCTCGAAAGAATACGACAAGTTATAGAAATCCATTTTTCTATCTTACAACAAAATCCGAAACTACCGAGAATGATCTTGAACGAACTCGGCACTGATCCTAAACGTACCGAATGGTTAAGAAGTTTGCTATTAGAAAAAGCAAAACCTTACTATATGCAATTTGAAGAAGAACGAAAACAAGCTATTCAAAACGGGGAAATACGACCGATAGAACCGATTACCTTGCTCCTCGACATTCTATCCATGAATGCTTTCATATTTCTCGTCTATCCATCTTTTTGCAATATAACGGGAATAGAGCTCGGAGACTTCGAAAAGGTTGCAGAAACTCGAAAAAAAGAAGTAATCACTCTTATCACTAACGGCCTTCGTCCATAA
- a CDS encoding O-acetylhomoserine aminocarboxypropyltransferase/cysteine synthase family protein produces MEKKFSQATLCVQGGWNPKKGEPRVLPIYQSTTFKYETSEQMAKLFDLEESGYFYTRLQNPTNDAVAAKIAALEGGIGAMLTSSGQAANFYAIFNICQAGDHFVCSSTIYGGTYNLFGVTLKKLGIECTFVNADDSEEEISKAFRPNTKALFGETISNPSIDVLDIEKFARIAHKHGVPLIVDNTFATPINCRPFEWGADIITHSTTKYMDGHATCVGGVIVDSGNFDWEAQADKFPGLTQPDESYHGLTYTKAFGKMAYITKATAQLMRDLGSIQSPQNAFLLNLGLETLHLRVPRHCQNAQKVAEYLEANDKVAWVNYCGLKSSKYYKLAQKYLPNGSCGVIAFGLKGSREDAIKFMDNLKLACIVTHVADARTCVLHPASHTHRQLTDEQLIEAGVAPDLIRLSVGIEDVNDIIADIEQALAKF; encoded by the coding sequence ATGGAAAAAAAATTCAGCCAGGCAACTCTTTGCGTACAAGGAGGGTGGAATCCGAAAAAAGGAGAACCGAGAGTATTGCCGATTTATCAGAGCACGACATTCAAATATGAAACCAGTGAACAAATGGCAAAATTGTTCGATCTGGAAGAGTCTGGTTATTTTTATACTCGATTACAAAATCCTACTAATGATGCCGTAGCTGCAAAGATCGCAGCTTTAGAAGGGGGTATCGGAGCCATGCTAACTTCATCGGGACAAGCGGCTAATTTTTATGCTATCTTCAATATATGCCAAGCCGGAGATCATTTCGTATGTTCTTCCACCATATACGGCGGAACATACAACTTATTCGGCGTAACCCTAAAAAAATTAGGAATAGAATGTACTTTCGTCAATGCCGACGACAGTGAAGAGGAGATCAGCAAAGCTTTTCGCCCGAATACCAAAGCCTTGTTCGGTGAAACCATATCGAACCCAAGCATAGACGTGCTCGATATTGAAAAGTTTGCTCGAATTGCACATAAACACGGTGTTCCCCTAATCGTTGACAATACTTTTGCCACTCCGATAAATTGTCGTCCATTCGAATGGGGTGCTGACATCATAACTCATTCCACAACAAAATATATGGACGGGCACGCAACCTGCGTAGGAGGAGTTATCGTCGATAGCGGAAATTTCGACTGGGAAGCTCAGGCAGATAAATTTCCGGGACTGACACAACCGGATGAATCGTACCACGGACTGACTTATACTAAAGCTTTCGGGAAAATGGCTTATATAACTAAAGCCACAGCCCAGCTAATGCGTGACTTAGGTTCTATACAATCTCCTCAAAACGCATTTTTACTAAATCTCGGACTGGAGACTTTACATTTACGTGTGCCCCGGCATTGTCAAAATGCACAAAAGGTTGCCGAATACCTTGAGGCTAACGATAAAGTCGCATGGGTAAACTACTGTGGATTAAAAAGCAGTAAATATTATAAATTAGCACAAAAATATTTGCCGAACGGCTCTTGCGGAGTAATTGCATTCGGTTTGAAAGGTAGCCGTGAAGATGCTATAAAATTCATGGACAACTTAAAATTAGCTTGTATCGTAACGCATGTGGCAGATGCACGCACATGCGTACTTCACCCGGCAAGTCATACCCATCGTCAACTTACCGACGAGCAATTGATCGAAGCAGGAGTTGCTCCTGATCTGATTCGCTTATCAGTCGGTATTGAAGATGTAAATGACATAATTGCCGATATAGAACAAGCTTTGGCTAAATTTTAA
- a CDS encoding glycoside hydrolase family 2 protein: MKKTFFICTILVCIFTNIRAQWKPVGNRIVTPWTEKVDVTSVLPEYPRPIMERNEWKNLNGLWEYAITDVGKSCPKQFDGQILVPFAVESALSGVGKAVGKEKELWYCRTFNIPSSWKNKKILLHFGAVDWKADVWVNGIKVGNHTGGFTPFSFDITAALVAKGDNQLMVKVWDPTDDGYQPRGKQVKNPGGIYYTPVTGIWQTVWLEPVSEKYIEKLRITPDIDKHLLTVEVDRNVVSDEDLIEVKVYDESKLIATARSINREPLVVSMPQDSKLWSPDSPFLYTLKISLKNGDKVLDRVDSYAAMRKYSVGRDAAGIVRLRLNNQPLFQFGPLDQGWWPDGLYTAPTDEALKYDIQKTKDMGFNMIRKHVKVEPARWYAYCDKLGIIVWQDMPNGDRGQQWQNRSYYEGPEMYRSSESEACYRKEWKEIIDYLYSYPCISTWVPFNEAWGQFKTVEIAEWTKRYDPTRLVNPASGGNHFTCGDMLDLHNYPTPDLYLYDAQRATVLGEYGGIGLIIKGHLWEPDRNWGYIQFNSSKEATDEYLKYADQLYDLIFKGFSAAVYTQTTDVEVEVNGLITYDRRVIKLDEKRVNEINSRICKSLNR; the protein is encoded by the coding sequence ATGAAAAAGACGTTTTTTATTTGTACGATCTTGGTTTGTATTTTTACGAATATTCGTGCTCAATGGAAACCCGTAGGAAATAGGATTGTAACACCTTGGACAGAAAAGGTGGATGTGACTTCGGTTTTACCGGAATATCCTCGTCCGATTATGGAACGAAATGAATGGAAAAACTTGAATGGACTATGGGAGTATGCTATAACGGATGTCGGAAAAAGTTGTCCGAAGCAGTTTGACGGGCAGATATTAGTCCCCTTTGCAGTCGAATCGGCTTTATCCGGTGTCGGGAAAGCTGTTGGAAAGGAGAAGGAATTATGGTATTGCCGAACGTTTAATATTCCTTCGTCTTGGAAAAATAAAAAAATCCTGCTTCATTTTGGTGCTGTAGATTGGAAAGCGGATGTTTGGGTAAATGGTATAAAGGTGGGTAATCATACAGGAGGATTCACCCCTTTTTCTTTTGATATAACCGCAGCTCTTGTAGCGAAAGGTGATAATCAGTTGATGGTGAAAGTTTGGGATCCTACGGATGATGGTTATCAACCGAGAGGAAAACAAGTAAAAAATCCCGGAGGTATTTATTATACCCCTGTTACGGGAATTTGGCAAACGGTATGGTTAGAGCCGGTGTCTGAGAAATATATAGAAAAATTGCGTATTACACCGGATATCGATAAGCATTTGCTAACTGTAGAAGTCGACCGGAATGTGGTTTCTGATGAAGATTTGATTGAGGTAAAAGTTTATGATGAATCTAAACTGATTGCGACTGCCCGAAGTATTAACCGAGAACCACTCGTTGTATCTATGCCTCAAGATAGTAAATTATGGAGTCCTGATTCTCCATTTTTATATACATTGAAAATATCTTTGAAGAATGGCGATAAAGTGTTAGATCGGGTTGATAGCTATGCAGCTATGCGTAAATATTCTGTCGGGCGTGATGCTGCAGGAATTGTTCGGCTGAGGCTAAATAATCAGCCCTTGTTCCAGTTCGGGCCATTGGATCAAGGTTGGTGGCCGGATGGACTATATACAGCTCCTACCGATGAAGCTTTGAAATACGATATTCAGAAAACGAAGGATATGGGTTTTAATATGATAAGAAAACATGTCAAAGTCGAACCTGCACGTTGGTATGCTTATTGCGATAAGTTGGGCATCATTGTCTGGCAGGATATGCCGAATGGCGATCGTGGACAACAATGGCAAAACCGCAGTTATTATGAAGGGCCTGAAATGTATCGTTCTTCCGAGTCTGAAGCATGTTATCGAAAAGAGTGGAAAGAGATTATCGATTATCTTTATTCTTATCCTTGTATTAGTACATGGGTACCGTTTAATGAAGCTTGGGGACAATTCAAAACGGTCGAGATTGCAGAATGGACAAAACGGTATGATCCTACACGTTTGGTAAATCCGGCGAGTGGAGGTAACCATTTTACCTGCGGAGATATGCTCGATTTGCATAATTATCCTACTCCTGATTTGTATTTGTATGATGCACAGAGGGCTACGGTTCTGGGTGAATATGGTGGAATAGGGCTTATTATAAAAGGTCATCTGTGGGAACCTGACCGTAATTGGGGATATATTCAGTTCAATTCTTCAAAAGAGGCGACAGACGAGTATTTAAAATATGCCGATCAATTATACGATTTGATTTTCAAAGGCTTTTCGGCGGCTGTTTATACTCAGACAACGGATGTAGAGGTTGAAGTCAACGGATTGATAACGTATGACCGTAGAGTAATCAAATTAGATGAAAAACGGGTGAACGAGATTAATAGTCGTATTTGTAAGTCTTTAAATAGATAA
- a CDS encoding O-antigen ligase family protein, with the protein MHIVIILFLLIGLYELVIGLRQFVGIIFYDWSCQSICGTFNNQVVYSIFIVLIFPIAWFCFLQMKSLRRGNLLRRFIFLLSTLYVFLALCILPFTFSRTSWIAGMISCGVIAYYSIIKYSSPTIIKRYLMIFIGCIISLLCSYLFYGIKKESADGRLLIWKISTSILQEHFIKGVGNGRFSSVYGEAQEQYFKNGKGSEYEKYIAGSPSFAYNEYIQILIEQGLVGFLFFVFIIVYAFYHLIQSESQYKIAFIGALISLLIVSFFSYPFRNIYTCLLSVCVIFFSLLFPHKKYEEYFTIKRGVVFAIFFVTAIDICYSFGVLGNKKMAYKQWNALKPYFYAGQFSEITKNYAVLYPYLKTDAAFLFEYGQCLSQIKQYEKSNDILKEGLFYSGDPMFLNIIGKNYQQQGYFQLAENMFYKAYYRIPHKIYPLYLRMNLYKEQCRKEEMITLAYYIMNLKNKVNSEETIYIKELVKREIENNN; encoded by the coding sequence ATGCATATTGTTATTATTTTGTTCTTGCTCATAGGCCTTTATGAATTGGTTATTGGTCTAAGACAATTTGTGGGGATAATTTTTTATGATTGGTCATGCCAGAGTATTTGTGGAACATTTAATAATCAAGTTGTATATTCTATATTTATTGTATTGATTTTTCCTATTGCATGGTTTTGCTTTTTACAAATGAAATCTTTGCGGCGTGGTAATTTATTAAGACGTTTCATTTTTTTATTATCAACATTATATGTTTTCTTGGCTTTGTGTATACTTCCGTTTACTTTTAGTAGGACTTCTTGGATTGCAGGAATGATAAGTTGTGGTGTAATAGCTTATTATAGTATTATAAAATACTCTAGTCCTACTATTATTAAACGATATTTAATGATTTTTATTGGATGTATTATATCCCTTCTATGTAGCTATTTGTTTTATGGAATTAAAAAAGAATCAGCGGATGGTAGACTTTTAATTTGGAAAATCTCAACGTCTATTTTACAAGAGCATTTTATAAAAGGTGTGGGAAATGGTCGTTTCTCAAGTGTGTATGGAGAAGCTCAAGAACAGTATTTTAAAAATGGAAAAGGAAGTGAATATGAAAAATATATAGCAGGATCACCATCTTTTGCCTATAATGAGTATATACAAATTTTGATAGAGCAGGGTTTAGTCGGATTTTTGTTTTTTGTTTTTATTATAGTATATGCTTTTTATCATTTGATACAATCAGAATCCCAGTATAAAATTGCGTTTATAGGAGCTCTTATAAGTTTATTAATCGTTTCTTTTTTTTCTTATCCATTTCGAAATATATATACTTGTTTGCTGTCTGTTTGTGTGATATTTTTTTCTTTATTGTTTCCACATAAAAAATATGAAGAATATTTTACCATAAAACGAGGGGTTGTTTTTGCAATATTTTTTGTCACAGCAATTGATATATGTTATTCATTTGGGGTATTGGGTAATAAAAAAATGGCGTATAAGCAATGGAATGCATTAAAGCCTTATTTTTATGCTGGACAATTTAGTGAAATAACAAAAAATTATGCGGTATTGTATCCCTATTTAAAAACAGATGCAGCTTTTTTATTTGAATATGGTCAATGTTTATCGCAAATAAAACAATATGAGAAAAGTAATGATATATTGAAAGAAGGGTTGTTTTATAGCGGGGATCCGATGTTTTTAAATATAATAGGGAAGAATTACCAACAACAGGGATATTTTCAGTTAGCTGAAAATATGTTTTATAAAGCTTATTATCGAATTCCTCATAAAATATACCCGTTGTATTTGAGAATGAACTTGTATAAAGAACAATGTAGGAAAGAGGAAATGATTACTTTAGCTTATTATATTATGAACTTGAAAAATAAAGTTAATTCTGAAGAAACTATATATATAAAAGAGTTAGTGAAGAGAGAAATAGAGAATAATAATTGA